From Acidihalobacter aeolianus, a single genomic window includes:
- the hypB gene encoding hydrogenase nickel incorporation protein HypB, which translates to MCTVCGCGEGEAKLEEKAHTHDHGHEHDHEHTHDHNHEHAHAGDGHLHYGRGPAHAHAPGLSQSRMVQIERDILSKNDEYAATNRARFAAQGILALNLVSSPGSGKTTLLVETLKRLQGRFPLGVIEGDQQTSNDADRIRATGAPAIQVNTGKGCHLDAHMVGHALDHLDAAAQGVLFIENVGNLVCPAGFDLGEAHKVVILSATEGEDKPLKYPDMFHAADLMVLNKTDLLPYVDFDVERCVEYVRRVNPGIEILQLSARSGEGMDAWLAWIEAERAATLRGRLAALEAEAATLRDALA; encoded by the coding sequence ATGTGTACCGTATGCGGTTGCGGCGAAGGCGAAGCCAAGCTGGAAGAAAAGGCCCATACCCACGATCACGGGCATGAGCACGATCACGAACATACCCACGATCATAATCATGAGCATGCCCATGCCGGCGACGGCCATCTGCACTACGGCCGCGGACCGGCGCACGCCCACGCGCCCGGTCTCAGCCAGTCGCGCATGGTGCAGATCGAACGCGACATCCTGAGCAAGAACGACGAGTACGCGGCGACCAATCGCGCGCGCTTCGCCGCCCAGGGCATCCTGGCGCTGAACCTCGTCTCCAGCCCCGGCTCCGGCAAGACCACGCTGCTGGTGGAGACGCTCAAGCGCCTGCAGGGCCGTTTCCCGCTGGGCGTGATCGAGGGCGACCAGCAGACCAGCAACGACGCCGACCGCATCCGCGCCACCGGCGCCCCGGCGATCCAGGTCAACACCGGCAAGGGCTGCCACCTCGACGCACACATGGTCGGCCACGCGCTCGACCACCTCGACGCGGCGGCGCAGGGCGTGCTGTTCATCGAGAACGTGGGCAATCTGGTGTGCCCGGCCGGCTTCGACCTGGGCGAGGCGCACAAGGTGGTGATCCTGTCCGCCACCGAGGGCGAGGACAAGCCGCTCAAGTACCCGGACATGTTCCACGCCGCCGACCTCATGGTGCTGAACAAGACCGACCTGCTGCCCTACGTCGACTTCGACGTCGAGCGTTGCGTGGAATATGTGCGGCGGGTCAATCCCGGGATCGAGATCCTGCAGCTCTCGGCGCGCAGCGGCGAGGGCATGGACGCCTGGCTGGCCTGGATCGAGGCCGAACGCGCGGCGACGCTGCGCGGTCGGCTCGCCGCCCTCGAAGCCGAGGCGGCCACGCTCAGGGACGCGCTCGCCTGA
- the hypA gene encoding hydrogenase maturation nickel metallochaperone HypA, which produces MHEMSLCEGIVQVLQQEAERQSFHKVNRVRLEIGALAGVELSALRFGFDVVSRGTLAEGAALEIIEQPATAWCLMCMRPVTIQQRYDPCPECGAYQLQVTEGEELKIKDLEVE; this is translated from the coding sequence ATGCATGAAATGTCATTATGCGAGGGCATCGTACAGGTGTTGCAGCAGGAGGCCGAGCGCCAGTCGTTCCACAAGGTCAACCGTGTGCGTCTGGAGATCGGCGCGCTGGCGGGGGTCGAGCTTTCCGCGCTGCGCTTCGGCTTCGACGTGGTCTCGCGCGGCACGCTGGCCGAGGGTGCCGCGCTGGAAATCATCGAGCAGCCCGCCACCGCCTGGTGCCTGATGTGCATGCGGCCGGTGACGATCCAGCAGCGTTACGACCCCTGCCCCGAGTGCGGCGCCTACCAGTTGCAGGTCACCGAGGGCGAGGAACTGAAAATCAAGGATCTGGAGGTGGAGTGA
- a CDS encoding HypC/HybG/HupF family hydrogenase formation chaperone, translating into MCLGIPMQIVEINGYNARCEAKGVERDVSLFMLQDETVAVGDHVMVHVGYALQKLTAEEARSTWDLLDQIIDSSEV; encoded by the coding sequence ATGTGCCTCGGCATTCCCATGCAGATCGTCGAAATCAACGGCTACAACGCACGCTGCGAGGCCAAGGGCGTGGAACGCGACGTCAGCCTGTTCATGCTGCAGGACGAGACCGTCGCCGTCGGCGATCACGTCATGGTCCACGTCGGCTATGCCCTGCAGAAACTCACCGCCGAGGAGGCGCGCTCGACCTGGGATCTGCTCGACCAGATCATCGACAGCTCCGAGGTCTGA
- a CDS encoding sigma-54-dependent transcriptional regulator, whose product MPNEVATRPCVLVVDDEPRSVETIARVLDDEFEVLPAQGAAQALRAMETRPVQVVLADQRMPETTGIELLTQLREHWPEAVRIIISGFTEADDIIAGINDAGIYQYITKPWHPDALLLTVRNAARLHALQRDNAHLAQELRLSADDLARRGDACRQELRRRFRFDEIVRAPDSPLHAAVAQVAQMAPHDVSVLITGESGTGKDLFARALHYNSHRADRPFVVENCGAIPNELLESELFGHVRGAYTGAVADRTGLFEEADGGTLFLDEIGEISPAFQVKLLRVLQSGEFRQVGSNRMRHTDVRIVAATNRDLEQEVRAGRFRADLYYRIAEMSLHLPPLRERPGDLQALADHLLARLARALGKPGPGRLSAESLECLRDYAWPGNVRELNNVLKRMLVLSADAQLGPELLPPHVLRGGTDEADFMMPPSEDPGVATLRERVENLEAAILRETLLRHRWNKSRAAEELGLSRVGLRSKLERYGLERKLDS is encoded by the coding sequence ATGCCGAACGAGGTCGCCACGCGCCCCTGCGTACTCGTCGTCGACGACGAGCCGCGCTCGGTCGAAACCATCGCCCGGGTGCTGGACGACGAGTTCGAGGTGCTCCCCGCGCAGGGAGCGGCGCAGGCGCTGCGCGCGATGGAGACGCGTCCCGTGCAGGTCGTCCTGGCTGACCAGCGCATGCCCGAGACCACCGGCATCGAGCTGCTCACGCAGCTGCGCGAGCACTGGCCCGAAGCGGTGCGCATCATCATTTCCGGCTTCACCGAGGCCGACGATATCATCGCCGGCATCAACGACGCGGGCATCTACCAGTACATCACCAAGCCGTGGCACCCCGACGCGCTGCTGCTCACCGTGCGCAATGCCGCCCGCCTGCATGCGCTGCAGCGCGACAATGCCCACCTCGCCCAGGAACTCAGGCTGAGCGCGGACGACCTTGCGCGGCGCGGCGACGCCTGCCGCCAGGAGTTGCGCCGCCGCTTCCGCTTCGACGAGATCGTGCGCGCGCCAGACAGCCCGCTGCACGCGGCCGTGGCGCAGGTCGCGCAGATGGCACCCCACGACGTTTCCGTGTTGATCACCGGTGAGTCGGGCACCGGCAAGGATCTGTTCGCCCGCGCCCTGCACTACAACAGCCACCGCGCTGACCGCCCCTTCGTGGTCGAGAACTGCGGCGCGATCCCCAACGAACTGCTCGAATCCGAGCTGTTCGGACACGTCCGGGGCGCCTACACCGGGGCCGTCGCCGACCGCACCGGGCTGTTCGAGGAGGCCGACGGCGGCACCCTGTTCCTCGACGAGATCGGAGAGATCAGCCCCGCATTCCAGGTCAAGCTGCTGCGCGTGCTGCAAAGCGGCGAGTTCCGCCAGGTCGGCAGCAACCGCATGCGTCACACTGACGTGCGCATCGTCGCCGCCACCAACCGCGACCTCGAGCAGGAGGTGCGCGCCGGCCGTTTCCGCGCCGATCTGTACTACCGCATCGCCGAAATGAGCCTGCACCTGCCGCCGTTGCGTGAACGCCCCGGCGACTTGCAGGCGCTGGCGGACCACCTGCTCGCCCGCCTCGCGCGCGCCCTCGGCAAGCCCGGGCCCGGCCGGCTGTCCGCGGAAAGCCTGGAATGCCTGCGCGACTATGCCTGGCCGGGCAACGTGCGCGAACTGAACAACGTGCTCAAGCGCATGCTGGTGTTGAGCGCCGATGCGCAGCTCGGGCCCGAGCTGCTGCCGCCGCATGTGCTGCGCGGCGGCACGGACGAGGCCGACTTCATGATGCCGCCGTCCGAGGACCCGGGCGTGGCCACGCTGCGCGAGCGCGTGGAAAACCTGGAGGCGGCCATTCTGCGCGAAACGCTGCTGCGCCATCGCTGGAACAAGAGCCGCGCGGCCGAGGAGCTGGGGCTGTCGCGCGTCGGCCTGCGCAGCAAGCTCGAACGCTACGGGCTGGAGCGCAAGCTCGACAGCTGA
- a CDS encoding HoxN/HupN/NixA family nickel/cobalt transporter, with product MNKLDRLLEGIPRHTLGILLLTLLALNVLAWLAAFGLATIQPDILALSLLAWGFGLRHAFDVDHIAAIDNVTRKLRQEGKRPVAVGFFFALGHSTIVIALSAVIALAGHGLKADFGSLSTFGNLFGTTVSAGFLTLIGLINLVVLWQLVKAWRDYRRGRDTRALRDENINALLDQRGFFYRAFRFLFRRVSRSWHMYPIGVLFGLGFDTATEVAVLGISGTLAAKIDFPFWGIMIFPFLFTAGMTLMDSLDGMVMLRAYHWALSDALRRLYFNTIITGMALGLALIIGTLEWLQVLDMRIGSQGTFWNWVNSLDFGAIGLGAVAIMLLTWVLSVAYYRLRIAPGATLADNGD from the coding sequence ATGAACAAGCTGGACAGACTGCTGGAGGGCATACCGCGCCATACGCTGGGCATACTGTTGCTCACCCTGCTGGCACTCAACGTGCTGGCCTGGCTCGCCGCCTTCGGCCTCGCCACCATCCAGCCTGACATCCTCGCGCTTTCGCTGCTGGCCTGGGGCTTCGGCCTGCGTCACGCCTTCGACGTCGATCATATCGCGGCCATCGACAACGTCACCCGCAAGCTGCGCCAGGAAGGCAAGCGCCCCGTGGCCGTAGGCTTCTTTTTCGCGCTCGGCCATTCGACCATCGTCATCGCCCTGTCTGCGGTCATCGCCCTGGCCGGGCACGGCCTGAAGGCCGATTTCGGCTCGCTCTCGACCTTCGGCAATTTGTTCGGCACCACCGTTTCCGCCGGCTTCCTCACCCTCATCGGCCTGATCAACCTCGTCGTCTTGTGGCAGCTCGTCAAGGCCTGGCGCGATTACCGTCGCGGCCGCGACACCCGCGCACTGCGCGACGAGAACATCAACGCCCTGCTCGACCAACGTGGCTTTTTCTACCGTGCGTTCCGTTTCCTGTTCCGCCGCGTCAGCCGCAGTTGGCACATGTATCCCATCGGCGTGCTGTTCGGCCTGGGTTTCGACACCGCGACCGAAGTGGCCGTACTTGGCATCTCCGGCACGCTGGCTGCCAAGATCGATTTTCCATTCTGGGGCATCATGATCTTTCCCTTCCTGTTCACGGCGGGCATGACACTGATGGACTCGCTTGACGGAATGGTGATGCTGCGCGCTTACCACTGGGCGCTGTCCGACGCGCTGCGCCGACTTTATTTCAACACCATCATCACCGGCATGGCCTTGGGCCTTGCCCTGATCATCGGCACGCTCGAATGGCTGCAGGTGCTCGACATGCGTATCGGTAGCCAAGGCACATTCTGGAACTGGGTCAACAGCCTCGATTTCGGCGCCATCGGACTGGGCGCAGTGGCCATCATGCTGCTCACCTGGGTGCTGTCCGTCGCCTATTACCGGCTGCGCATCGCGCCCGGCGCCACCCTCGCCGACAACGGCGACTGA
- the hypD gene encoding hydrogenase formation protein HypD codes for MTQTTAQTWLTRIRELALPRPIRLMNVCGGHERSISFSGIRGALPPGIEIIPGPGCPVCVCPEEDLYEAIRLSLEEDVVLVAFGDMLRVPANVPKGEPRSLEQARAAGADVRPVASPQEAAAIARAEPDKPVVFFVAGFETTTAPVAAMLAEGVPDNLLILLAARLTWPAVAMLLDLGEAAFDALIAPGHVATVMGLEEWSFVVERHRMPAAIAGFTPESLLAATYSVLRQTIEGRPFLDNCYPELVRPGGNPTARRWLSEVMQVEDANWRGIGIIPDSGFALGPAWQHLDARRVFPAPEGTRRRAGEMPPGCDCASVVLGRIYPDQCRLYSRACTPRNPIGPCMVSDEGACRIWWSSGLREARSA; via the coding sequence ATGACCCAGACCACCGCGCAGACCTGGCTGACCCGTATCCGCGAACTGGCGCTGCCGCGCCCCATCAGGCTGATGAACGTCTGCGGCGGCCACGAGCGCAGCATCAGCTTCTCCGGCATCCGCGGCGCGCTGCCGCCCGGCATCGAGATCATTCCAGGCCCCGGCTGCCCGGTCTGCGTCTGCCCCGAGGAGGACCTGTACGAGGCCATCCGTCTGAGCCTCGAGGAGGACGTGGTGCTGGTCGCCTTCGGCGACATGCTGCGCGTGCCGGCCAACGTGCCCAAGGGCGAACCCCGCTCGCTGGAACAGGCCCGCGCCGCGGGTGCGGACGTGCGCCCGGTCGCCTCGCCGCAGGAGGCCGCCGCCATCGCCCGCGCCGAGCCCGACAAACCCGTGGTGTTCTTCGTCGCCGGCTTCGAGACGACCACCGCGCCGGTGGCCGCGATGCTGGCCGAGGGCGTGCCCGACAACCTGCTGATCCTGCTCGCCGCGCGGTTGACCTGGCCGGCCGTGGCCATGCTGCTGGACTTGGGCGAGGCGGCCTTCGACGCGCTGATCGCCCCTGGCCACGTCGCCACCGTGATGGGTCTCGAGGAATGGTCCTTCGTGGTCGAGCGTCACCGCATGCCCGCGGCGATCGCCGGCTTCACCCCGGAGAGCCTGCTCGCCGCCACCTACTCGGTGCTGCGCCAGACCATCGAAGGCAGGCCTTTCCTCGACAACTGCTACCCCGAGCTGGTGCGCCCCGGCGGCAACCCCACGGCCCGGCGCTGGCTGAGCGAGGTGATGCAGGTCGAGGACGCCAACTGGCGCGGCATCGGCATCATCCCCGATTCCGGCTTCGCCCTGGGACCGGCCTGGCAGCACCTCGACGCACGGCGCGTATTCCCCGCGCCGGAGGGCACGCGGCGCCGCGCCGGCGAGATGCCGCCCGGCTGCGACTGCGCCTCGGTGGTGCTGGGCCGGATCTACCCGGACCAGTGCCGCCTTTACAGCCGCGCCTGCACCCCGCGCAACCCCATCGGCCCCTGCATGGTCTCCGACGAAGGCGCCTGCCGCATCTGGTGGTCGTCGGGGCTGCGCGAGGCGCGCAGCGCCTGA
- the hypF gene encoding carbamoyltransferase HypF yields MAAVRWVVGGRVQGVGYRPFVYRLAHRLGVAGTVRNGAGVVEIEARGDDDALAAFAEALIAEAPAIARPQLLERGAPTAADDIDEGFRILPSRAGEAPRNHVPPDYFTCPDCLVELADPGNRRYRYPFINCTQCGPRYTLIRALPYDRAATTMAGFALCPECRREYEDPLDRRFHAEPVACPTCGPQLAFVAGDERVAGNEAALTAAVGMLRAGATVAVKGIGGYHLLCDARNETAVARLRARKPRPHKPLAVLFAEDLRDLHRVADLSPAHETALRAPERPIVLVPLRDGHGLAPSVCPGLNELGVLLPYSPLHHLLAADFDGPLVATSANPSGEPVLTDEAEAENRLADVADAFLHHNRPIERPADDSVLRVVAGRARPLRLGRGLTPLELELPQPLSRPLLAVGGHLKNTVALAWENRVVVSPHLGDLVGPRARDLFARTIADLQRLYGVRAEAVACDAHPDYASTRWAAAQALPVHRVWHHHAHASAVAGEHPAHHRWLAFAWDGVGLGPDGTLWGGEALYGAPGHWRRVGSLRPFRLPGAGRAGREPWRSAAALRWKAGMPWPLGGETAAGDAALLRSAWERDLNCHRSSAAGRVFDAVAALLGLVRETSFEGQGPMYLEALAAQAGTAKAVALPLAQDDTGLWITDWAPLLTLLDDPARAPAEKAASVHESLARAILAQSLALREREPVDAVALSGGVFQNRLLAERTLALLDAEGFDTHLGERIPCNDAGLSFGQVVEYAAATSNPS; encoded by the coding sequence ATGGCGGCCGTCAGATGGGTGGTGGGCGGTCGCGTGCAGGGCGTCGGCTATCGCCCCTTCGTCTACCGCCTCGCGCACCGCCTCGGCGTCGCCGGCACGGTGCGCAACGGCGCTGGCGTGGTGGAGATCGAGGCCCGCGGCGACGACGACGCCCTGGCGGCCTTCGCCGAGGCGCTGATCGCCGAGGCCCCCGCCATCGCCCGCCCGCAACTGCTCGAACGCGGCGCGCCGACCGCGGCTGACGACATCGACGAGGGCTTCCGCATCCTGCCCAGCCGCGCCGGCGAAGCCCCGCGCAATCACGTACCGCCGGACTATTTCACCTGCCCCGACTGCCTCGTCGAGCTCGCCGACCCGGGCAACCGGCGCTACCGCTACCCCTTCATCAACTGCACCCAGTGCGGACCCCGCTACACCCTGATCCGCGCCCTGCCCTACGACCGCGCGGCCACCACCATGGCGGGCTTCGCGCTGTGCCCCGAATGTCGTCGCGAATACGAGGACCCGCTCGACCGCCGTTTCCACGCCGAACCGGTGGCCTGCCCCACCTGCGGGCCGCAACTGGCGTTCGTCGCCGGCGACGAACGCGTCGCGGGCAATGAGGCCGCATTGACCGCCGCCGTCGGCATGCTGCGCGCCGGAGCCACCGTCGCGGTCAAGGGCATCGGCGGCTACCATTTGCTGTGCGACGCACGGAACGAAACCGCCGTCGCCCGGCTGCGCGCGCGCAAGCCGCGCCCGCACAAACCGCTGGCCGTGCTCTTCGCCGAGGACCTGCGCGACCTGCACCGCGTCGCCGATCTCTCGCCCGCGCACGAAACGGCGCTGCGCGCGCCGGAACGCCCCATCGTGCTCGTGCCGCTACGCGATGGGCACGGCCTCGCGCCCTCCGTCTGCCCTGGCCTGAACGAACTCGGCGTCCTGCTGCCCTACAGCCCGCTGCACCATCTGCTCGCGGCCGATTTCGACGGGCCGCTGGTCGCCACCTCGGCCAATCCCAGCGGTGAACCGGTGCTCACCGACGAGGCCGAGGCCGAAAACCGGCTCGCGGACGTGGCCGACGCCTTTCTGCACCATAACCGCCCCATCGAGCGTCCGGCCGACGATTCGGTGCTGCGCGTCGTCGCCGGGCGCGCGCGTCCGCTGCGCCTCGGCCGCGGGCTGACGCCGCTCGAACTCGAACTGCCGCAGCCGCTGTCCCGCCCGCTGCTCGCCGTCGGCGGCCACCTGAAGAACACCGTCGCGCTGGCCTGGGAAAACCGCGTCGTCGTCTCGCCGCACCTCGGCGACCTTGTCGGCCCGCGCGCCCGCGACCTCTTTGCGCGTACCATCGCCGACCTGCAGCGGCTCTACGGCGTGCGCGCCGAGGCCGTGGCCTGCGACGCGCACCCGGATTACGCCAGCACCCGCTGGGCCGCCGCCCAGGCACTGCCGGTGCACCGCGTCTGGCATCATCACGCGCACGCCTCCGCCGTCGCCGGCGAACATCCCGCTCACCACCGCTGGCTGGCCTTCGCCTGGGACGGCGTCGGCCTCGGCCCCGACGGCACGCTGTGGGGCGGCGAGGCGCTGTACGGCGCACCGGGCCATTGGAGACGCGTCGGCAGCCTGCGCCCGTTCCGCCTGCCGGGCGCCGGACGCGCCGGGCGCGAACCCTGGCGCAGCGCCGCCGCCCTGCGCTGGAAGGCGGGCATGCCGTGGCCGCTCGGCGGCGAAACGGCGGCAGGCGATGCTGCACTCCTGCGCAGCGCCTGGGAGCGCGATCTCAACTGCCACCGCAGCAGCGCCGCCGGCCGCGTCTTCGACGCCGTCGCCGCACTGCTGGGTCTGGTCCGCGAGACGAGCTTCGAGGGTCAGGGCCCGATGTACCTCGAAGCCCTAGCGGCCCAGGCCGGAACGGCCAAGGCCGTCGCGCTGCCGCTGGCGCAGGACGACACGGGCCTGTGGATCACCGACTGGGCGCCGCTGCTGACCCTGCTCGACGACCCTGCGCGCGCGCCTGCCGAGAAGGCCGCATCCGTACACGAAAGCCTGGCCCGGGCCATCCTCGCCCAATCGCTGGCCCTGCGCGAACGCGAACCGGTCGATGCCGTCGCCCTGAGCGGCGGCGTGTTCCAGAACCGCCTGCTCGCCGAGCGCACGCTGGCCCTGCTCGACGCCGAGGGCTTCGACACGCACCTCGGCGAGCGCATTCCCTGCAACGACGCGGG